A region of the Culex quinquefasciatus strain JHB chromosome 1, VPISU_Cqui_1.0_pri_paternal, whole genome shotgun sequence genome:
GTTCACGTTGAATGTGTATGCAAGTGTCATTCTATTGTTTGTTCGCCTAACAGACAGTTACAGAGTTACAACTACTAAGaagattttgctttttgttttcttttgcgTGTTACGTCACAAATGGGGAAGGATTAATACATGGATTAGCTATTCTGGCGATTGTTTGCTTTGATTGTTGTCATGTGAAATATTTACGTGTTAGAGTTTGGAACAAGTTTTGACACTACactactgttttattttttcgtcgGCTTCTTCTGGGTGCAAGAACCAACATAAAGAGATATGCTtattaaaaatctaataaacaGAAATCGACTTGTGCtatcttgtgtgtgtgtgttttacatataatataataatatatttgcaagttttttttaattagctcTCATTTACGCGATACGAATACGGTTACGCTTTGTAAatccaatattttttataaggaAAAGGTAGGGGGAGGAGCAGCAAATGATTTGTTAATGATTTAATTTGTGGGCAAGGTGTGGGATTTCATATGTACAGGAAGTATATGATCACATTGTTTGATATATATGTGCATTAATCAAGGTATAAATATGGATGTGATTTGGCTCGCCGCCAACTTTGtcaatttatcaaataattaacataaaatttgcatCGATAAGACCGCTTACACGCTAATTTTAACGCttcgtgatttgattttatgaagtttgctGAAGCTAGGGGGAAGTGTCGCTGTGATGGTTGCTGTAGATTTCTCTTCGTgtcttaaattgtaaaattcaaattctctTTTATGCCCTCTGGTGTTAGGATATGACAGATGCCAAACAATTGTATTTTGTCACTGAATCTTGACGGAACCTTATTTGAGGACATTATTGTCATGTGATTGTGCTAACTATTTGACATTTCGAGAGAACGCTTCGAATGTGCgcaacgcaaagtcactcacacagtcaAATGACTCTCACAAAAAACAAATTCGCACTGTCACCACGCAGCCTCACACGAccaagaaagagagaaaaaagagagaaaagaaATAACATGTGGCTCACAGTCAGGGTAGGTAAACtatcaccatcgcactatcattgatgcatatttcggtgcgttcctcgtctcttaaaatttctcttctctttcgcagccgagtgatggtcggcttgctatcgcgaatatcgaaagcccatcacatcgacgCGAAATACCCTAtcgctggctccgatggaactatcgttccaaccggagagacacgcacacgaaattgctgtatacatacactggagctcacgcacacaaatgaactcatttctacagggcttacgggcgagagaatttcacgattgctctttctcttgctttttgagcgaggggactggctgtgtgagagattttttccgtcttacgcatcggtttgttcgttgctcgctatttcatcggcgtcgttttcgcttcgctctcttgatgcagttttgggagatcaccgaaaatttgatgatttgagcgagggacgatatctaaaaaccctcgccatcggcgaggaaacgagAAAATACCATCCCTGCTCACAGTCGACCGGCTGCTTGAGTGTTGAGCTCAGTTTCGTTCGTTTCTAGGTTCGTGTGCGTCGGTCGCTTCGGAATGACGACCATGGAGGAAATATCATTGAAGATGCTGACTGTCTAGATTTCTCAAATTTGAGCCTTGCTCAcgtagaaaaaagagttcccaaaatcgtgaacaagcgttcatgaaaatgagaacctcgaacaaagtgttcaaatcttatggaacgattttgaaaaacgtaccatgaaatttgaacactttgttcgtggttcccattttcatgaacgcttgttcacgattttgggaactcttttttctccgtgctcACGCCGTTTAGTTTCTCTCTTTTTCTCTAATACTTTTCTCTCTTTATCTTTGCAGTTTTCCGAGAGCAAGTCAAAGCGAGAGATGAATGctcacaaaaaagaacaaaaccaTTGCTCTATGGAATAAACTGTAACAGGAAATGGTTATAAAATTATCAACCTTTATCTCTTGTTTATCTATTGTTCACGAAGATTTGTTATCTTCtcgaaatttcaacaaatttagcGAGTTCGCACGTTTcaactcaaatttctcaaaaagtgTTTCCTAATGTTTCATTTTGCTGAGCTCACCGTGAATTTcttgtgaaaaaatagtttgtctttgacatcaaatttctgtTGCTTAAATATCTGAAATCAGATTAATAgagcagagtttttaaaagtcATGCAAATTCagatatttaataaaatttcattgaaaattattataGAATTCATTTTTGCAAAACCTAAACtaaagttggtttaaaaattaaaatcaatattttaagtttttatcagTTGCATGTTAAAAATTCCCTACATTGGACAAAAATTATTTCGCGTTGCAAAATTCTAACTAAAATTCGTTTGATTGCAATGTTtcaataaactattttttttaagagagcccaagcaacatttttaaaccaactagccaccacctagtttaaattaggttttatggtagcatcttgattgcttagttgttttatttggacattcaccgcaaccaataagcaagagctaattaataagttctaacaaggttttatgcctcggacatgcggactggctttcaataaggttttatgaacgttttaatagaggcttgaaaacctgagggcaatgtcatgccaaacggttttatcgcacggttctttaaaaccaagggtgttttagctgtaaagtgccattaggcatgcaaaagtctcacttaaaaccattagctcctaaaagagcatttaaCGCAGCCAAAATAGCAATGCTTATATATGGCGTTGAACGCGTggtctgattgaatatgattgaccgccatcttggcagAAAAATAGAATAAagcataaatttgattaaaatttgatgaaaacacacaaaaaggaTGAATTTCTGGCATCTTTTTATAACCATAGAAGTTAATAAAACTTACACTTCTTgtgaaaaaaatgctaaaaaaaatcattaaaaactgTGAATAAAgcagaaacatttttgaaaaagcgAGTCGATTTATTAAACTCTTTTCCCCTAAATTTATCGATAAattttcaaccgcagctgaattttaTCGCCTTTTTTGACAACCATCCACAATTTATCATTTGGCAAGATGAAGACTTTTTTTGCCAGATTTAAACCTGTTTGTCATCAGACGCATGAAGACGTATGAACTGTCATTTTCCCCATAACTCCTAACAAGGTTTTATTAAGACTTTGAGGAGTTTGTTATGATTCAGTTGTAAAACTTTGAACTCctttgtaggttttataaatactccgtaacaaccttttgcggaggtaaTTTTGGGTTTTATGTAAATtaagcctaaaatgttatttGGGAGACATATTATCCTGCacttcaccttcaaatttaactgttaaacagaaaatttaaaaaatctcatagaaatggcatgtttttttctttcagtgttttttttttcgaatgccttaaaatttgaccaccataaatattcaaataacttaTGACTGGCAAACATGACTGGCAAACTGGCAAACATTTTGAAagctataatatttttttttaaatatgttttttgttaaacaacgtatttaagaaaaaaatgttattggaataAAAGCGTCAAATGatctaattttttattcatttaattttttttaaatactcaaaatttttataaagctGCGTAgtcatatttaatttttttgaaaatatgttttttttttttgcaaaacaacgtatttaagaaaaaaatgttattgcaagAAAGGCGTTAAatgatctatttttttattaatttgaaaatgtttttttccaatactaaaattttttataaagcagtgtattttttagaataaacatgttttatttTACAGCAttgaatataaaatataaaataataggacatttttaaaacgaagcaatacgtttttttttttcaaaatacttattttttttacaaaactacgtattttcaaaatatgggtatcaaatgatcggggtttttcaaacattttgaaagcaataatatttgttttgaaagacaAATGAATGTTTTAACAAGGCcacgtatttttaaaaatagtatgaaTTTCAATTCTTTTCTTTCACTTCTGCTAACAAACTTAACTTTATGTATTGTTTCGAAATTACGTAGGTCTAAGAAAATGTTGAGCATTTTAAGGATTAAAATTTactgataattttatttaaaaaaaactaataaatttcgaatttaaaaaaaatatatatatatatttatgagaatcttttgatttaaaaaaaatcttatcacttcagaaatgtatgaaaaattctttATTAtttcatacccatattgtcaTAACTATAACTTTAAGTATTTTTgtagaaataaaattttcttatgaaaataaaaaaaacaggataaaataaatatttttgctaaaattttcatattattttaatgcaaaggatagctgacatcatccctatttcaaaacatcatggttttttgaagtttgatcATTTTGCATAGAGTTTTAGGCCATGTCTCTTTTAAACCGAGGCTGGCAAAACCGGGAAATGAATGAATAAGTAaattaaaatatgcaaatttgaaataaaagttttaagaacggaattgaaaaaaagttaatttggaTCTCATTTACTTATgtataaagtttttaaaactgcaTGAATATAGCTGAAATTTAACCCAAacacatgtatttaaaaagtgatttttttaaaagatttaaagcTACCCCTGAATGCCACGTTCAAATTTATGTATATATTTATCAAAACAACAACCATTACCGTGTCGAATCCCCTCTGCTTCAGACTTAGAAAAAGCTGCGCCgcgcaaagcagaaatttactGCAGTCAtcgtttaattttctttttttttcttcgatgcCCAATATGCCTTTTGAAAcgcaattttagtgaaatttgaacCTTTTTCAACTCCCAATAACCTAACAATAAAATAAGTCCTTCTTTAGTGAGAaaggaaaagaaaaaagaagatgcATTTTTGCTATTTACAGGAAAATggaatatattttgtttttttcctcatttttttttgtttttgctgacATTCAGATATACACCCTAATGAACTGTTGTGAtgatgatttctttttttttctttctttttgagTAAAGCCTACcagacgacgacgaagacgaattttgtaagaaaaagcacaaatttttgttttgtttttgcttacAACTGTAATTGTACACTCTTAACTTGCATTATTGTACACTTTATTGCGTTATGTATTTTCCCCAATTTGTTCACTTCATTTAAGGTTGTGTTAGTTGTGTGTTTTGCTTTGTTAAAACAGTAATTCTTGTTCATGTTTTGTTTGTGTTACTTCAATATTCAATGGCACTGACAGAGACAAAAAATACTATTGTTGGTAAGACTATCTCCTGCTACCGCTCTACTCTCCGCTCTTCTCTACTCGCCTCTACTCACACTACCACATCCCACTTAACCGCTACAATTAATACATATGAGTAAGGGTGTATTTGTATCTTCTTGCTTCGTTTACGCTTctaactgtgtgtgtgtgtgtgataatATGCATGCATTCGCGTCCAGTCTTCCCACGCACCCCGCATTCGCTCTCATTCTCGCTCGTTCGCACTCTTACACAATTGACTTGCCTCTCGCCACTCGCGCGCTCTCTCGCGTTctctctgctgctgctgttgacttGTTTTCTGCTCTCTCCGATCTTCGGCTTTAATAACAAGAGCCGGAACCGGACTGCTGCTGGAACCGTCGTAACCGCCGGTTCCAGTCGTCCTTCCACTCGATGATGATCGTCTTCGGGCCCAGCGACAGCGTGTCCGGGCTCTGCTTCGCGTCCATGCCCAGTATTAGGTAAGATCTGATTgagaggaagaagaaaaagaagcgagaatgatttatttaaatattgacTTGGTAAATAATTTACTAAAGGCTAAgataaaaagaacaaaaactAACTTGTTGATTTTAATACTCGGACACCGGCAGTCCAGGTTCTTGTTCGGCACGAGCAGTCCGACGGGGGACTTCCGCTGGCTGGCCGCCACCAGCGACGGGCTCGTGGACTTGAACACGGTCTGCACCTGCAGGTTGAAGCGGACCTCGTCCCGGGGCacgtactgctgctgctgctgcttcaatCCCCCGCCGCCAGAGGACGTGGTGCGACCGGTGACCTTTGCCATGATGGCTGATGGCGAGAGAAGAgtagaacgcgaacgaaaaaaaaaaatgttggttatTTTCAACCCGAAAATTTCACGAGAGAACTCTGAGAGTGGGGGAAAGAACGCAAAATTACCATAATCACGCTTGCAGAATTTATTCAGATTTAATCGTTTCGTGTCAAATCTACATTTGCCGCAATCTGGAAGggaaaaaagagaagaaaaaatgcAGATAAATACATTTGTGACATGCTGAGGGTGGTTAtcaatttagaattttgagaataCTTGAAAACAATTACGAATTAGTAAAGTCTTATTTCTAGTCGTTGAGAATGAATATTCAACAATTGGAATGTTCATAAAAAAACACTAAGTTAACAAACTCCAATGAACCACGAACCTCTTGAAAATCTGGAAAAAGCCTATAACTGAATTTGATCAACTATCTCTTGTCACAGATAGAATTATCCATTTAACTCCAGTGAACTTCTCAACCCACGaaagtgaaaaatgttaaagaaaACCTATATCGagctttcatcaaaattttagcTGAGTACACCTCTAGTATCtcacaactaaaaaaaaaacacaataaatgTATGGATAGCcccaaaatcttgaaaaaaaatgcagaaaattttATCTGCcttttgaaaatgtgttttgcataagttttattttaaaattgcataaaaaccatttttttacattttattaacTTTCAAATACATAAAACCGGTGCGCTTTATCATGAAAAAACGTTACgaaatccacccttaggtggttagtgcgttcctcacatttagagggtaatgctatccaaaatatatACAAAAGTTCAATCAATTTGACTcagaaaaggtcttttgattacctgtccaacgacaagtcgcatgatagatccgggcaACGTTTtcgtcaaaatatctgagatccggcctccaaaaagtgcatgaataacacttaagtgcctataacttttgatagggttgtcagatcttcaatcttcttCGGGGGAAATGTCTTtcaaaaacctttcaaaaaatgtataacatgacggggcttcttacaaaaatcaccctttttttaatcaacttttgttaaaatcgtttaaaCTGAACTTTATAAGTTTCAAccgcgacttatgggaccccaagacggatcgaatgagaccaaaacggtctgaatcggttcagtcagtgcCGGGATAATCCAAATCCAGTGCACACAgccatttgctcagaatttgattctgagtcgatatgtgtacatgaaggtggatctaggaggtcaaatatttcaatttcgtttttcaagtaattttatagcctttccttagtgaggcgaggaaggcaaaaaatcatcatttttaattgcaaattcaacATCACATcagaaaatgaatttaaatattttctatgacattttttttgcaaaaatcatcaTCTGTCAGATTCTACATCATTCTAAGCTAAATAGGGTCCGAAAGctctatgagcagttctctcagctttcggtcattcgattttttttttgtattttttaaatgatatgtaaaaattcaaaaatctgtatcttttgaaggaattttcaacttcattttttgatgtaaaataaaaattcgaaattcatcatcccggtatgagaatcgaactcacgacctctggattggaaacccagcacgccgctagtcgaaacccatcccctaccggccAGTactcccagtgagcatatttactcctttaagggatctgactttgccgagccagacaggaatctaacccatcaccttccgcttacaaggcgaaacccgtaacctcacggccacggaagctcggcaaatttgcaatcaaaaagtactttagtgaaattttgataaagtgcaccattttcaagttatagccatttttaggtgactttttgaaaatagtcgcaatttttcattttgcccacctttgaaaaaaatatttttgaaaagctgagaaaattctctatattttgctttattgaactttgttgatacgacccttagttgcttagatattgccatgcaaaggtttaattacaggaaaattgatgttttctaagtctcacccaagtcagcaactaatggtccaatttacaatgttaaaacatgaagcattcgtgaaattttccgatattttcgaaaaaaatatattttcaaaatttttaaaccaagactaatattttaaaagggcgtaatattaaagatttgaaaatatttctttcgAAAAGATGTAAAAAGGACCAttgtactaaaaaaaaaagGCTCTATCGttatgaacaataatatcacaaatgcttcattttaggaccaaattgaaaaaatagtagtttgtgaaattttctgctgttttaacaagaaaataatttcaaaattcgagggtgaaTTGGGCAACACTGGGAAAATcttattttcctgttttttttaaccCTTGCATGGCCATATCTCTTGCACTGCTGAGTCGGCAGCCAAAGGCCGTgtcaataaagttaaaaaagctAAATGTAGGAATGCTCTTGTTGGGAAGTTTTTGCGTAAAActtaatttcaacattttttttttaacaacaaaaatcaaaacttgtTCAAAGATTTATTGCctattctggatttttttaaatgatggcATTTTTATCctcttaaacaaaacaaaatatttaaacctagtgttttttttttttgaaaattattttttagtattttga
Encoded here:
- the LOC6053273 gene encoding netrin-A is translated as MVNHQAQNTAPDQYQYDPDASESTKETIMAKVTGRTTSSGGGGLKQQQQQYVPRDEVRFNLQVQTVFKSTSPSLVAASQRKSPVGLLVPNKNLDCRCPSIKINKSYLILGMDAKQSPDTLSLGPKTIIIEWKDDWNRRLRRFQQQSGSGSCY